One region of Danaus plexippus chromosome 16 unlocalized genomic scaffold, MEX_DaPlex mxdp_23, whole genome shotgun sequence genomic DNA includes:
- the LOC116771908 gene encoding SET-binding protein-like isoform X2, whose protein sequence is MVACSLCDNFIIFFAALTSLKYGLFKGSEIFVRQKSLCCVSELFNMKFYVQIVTLLMINTVEWFGEVQCKPHGHVRKIINIERKKLPLKHVSLSLQKLTPFGKFEFKHVINKRQAEVPQVIEKEVSGGTIDAITEAKEIPVETHSEPDVIITSIIKPIDNEPVAVPVPEILPVELPPPQLLPPPPPPPLPPLPPVIKEDPPPKAETPNIFVKGSRLVLFVGSMMLQMLSKFVNGGFNINQIPIPIIPEVQ, encoded by the exons ATGGTAGCGTGTTCATtgtgtgataattttattattttttttgctgcaTTGACTTCATTAAAGTATGGCTTATTTAAAGGATCTGAGATTTTTGTTCGTCAGAAGTCTTTATGCTGTGTTAGTGaattattcaatatgaaaTTCTATGTTCAG ATTGTTACACTTTTGATGATAAATACTGTGGAGTGGTTTGGTGAAGTGCAGTGTAAGCCGCATGGTCATGTTAggaaaatcattaatatagaAAGGAAAAAATTACCTTTGAAACATGTTTCTTtatctttacaaaaattaacgCCTTTTGgaaaatttgaattcaaaCATGTCATTAATAAACGACAAGCAGAGGTACCACAGGTAATAGAAAAGGAAGTATCAGGAGGCACGATAGATGCTATTACAGAAGCGAAAGAAATACCTGTTGAGACCCATTCGGAACCTGACGTGATAATTACATCAATAATAAAGCCCATAGATAATG AACCAGTTGCTGTTCCCGTTCCGGAAATACTTCCAGTAGAACTACCACCGCCCCAGCTTTTGCCGCCACCACCGCCGCCACCTTTGCCACCGCTTCCACCAGTAATTAAGGAAGATCCGCCACCAAAAGCGGAAACTCCAAATATCTTTGTTAAAGGATCTCGTTTAGTGTTATTTGTTGGCTCAATGATGCTGCAAATGTTGTCTAAATTTGTTAATGGAggtttcaatataaatcaaattccCATCCCTATTATACCGGAAGTGCAATAG
- the LOC116771908 gene encoding magnetosome-associated protein MamJ-like isoform X1, whose translation MVACSLCDNFIIFFAALTSLKYGLFKGSEIFVRQKSLCCVSELFNMKFYVQIVTLLMINTVEWFGEVQCKPHGHVRKIINIERKKLPLKHVSLSLQKLTPFGKFEFKHVINKRQAEVPQVIEKEVSGGTIDAITEAKEIPVETHSEPDVIITSIIKPIDNGNSLSLSLPFDSELVITPAHKINEIIEKPVDEVVLAEPEPKSEVIKSSLVEIVSPKVEITSELVEALPPPEIVEPKVVINAIETPILPSPLPPVPPPVVTIPLYRTPNYSYVRSVISNEGKTFLYTDIKKIPLSIASNPEPVAVPVPEILPVELPPPQLLPPPPPPPLPPLPPVIKEDPPPKAETPNIFVKGSRLVLFVGSMMLQMLSKFVNGGFNINQIPIPIIPEVQ comes from the exons ATGGTAGCGTGTTCATtgtgtgataattttattattttttttgctgcaTTGACTTCATTAAAGTATGGCTTATTTAAAGGATCTGAGATTTTTGTTCGTCAGAAGTCTTTATGCTGTGTTAGTGaattattcaatatgaaaTTCTATGTTCAG ATTGTTACACTTTTGATGATAAATACTGTGGAGTGGTTTGGTGAAGTGCAGTGTAAGCCGCATGGTCATGTTAggaaaatcattaatatagaAAGGAAAAAATTACCTTTGAAACATGTTTCTTtatctttacaaaaattaacgCCTTTTGgaaaatttgaattcaaaCATGTCATTAATAAACGACAAGCAGAGGTACCACAGGTAATAGAAAAGGAAGTATCAGGAGGCACGATAGATGCTATTACAGAAGCGAAAGAAATACCTGTTGAGACCCATTCGGAACCTGACGTGATAATTACATCAATAATAAAGCCCATAGATAATGGTAATTCATTGTCACTATCATTACCTTTCGATTCGGAACTTGTAATTACACCagctcataaaataaatgaaataatagagAAACCAGTAGATGAGGTAGTTTTAGCTGAACCGGAACCAAAATCTGAAGTAATCAAATCATCACTTGTAGAAATAGTCAGTCCAAAAGTAGAAATAACTTCTGAACTTGTAGAAGCTCTACCTCCACCAGAAATAGTTGAACCTAAAGTTGTTATTAACGCTATTGAAACTCCTATACTTCCTTCTCCTCTTCCTCCGGTCCCTCCTCCTGTAGTCACAATTCCATTATACAGAACCCCTAACTATTCTTATGTGAGATCAGTTATTTCTAATGAAgggaaaacatttttgtatacggatataaaaaagataccCTTAAGTATTGCATCAAATCCAGAACCAGTTGCTGTTCCCGTTCCGGAAATACTTCCAGTAGAACTACCACCGCCCCAGCTTTTGCCGCCACCACCGCCGCCACCTTTGCCACCGCTTCCACCAGTAATTAAGGAAGATCCGCCACCAAAAGCGGAAACTCCAAATATCTTTGTTAAAGGATCTCGTTTAGTGTTATTTGTTGGCTCAATGATGCTGCAAATGTTGTCTAAATTTGTTAATGGAggtttcaatataaatcaaattccCATCCCTATTATACCGGAAGTGCAATAG
- the LOC116771983 gene encoding keratin, type II cytoskeletal 2 epidermal-like isoform X2, translating to MIYKMDSVLLFLFVILSFVTAQFDSAPEGNRALGSFGPPGPDQGRFGQGGFGRGRFNQGGFGPGGFNQGGFRPGGFNQGGFGPGGFNQGGFGPGGFNQGGFGPGGFNQGGFGQGGFGQRLGATRE from the exons atgatatataaa ATGGACAGTGtcctattatttttgtttgtaattctATCATTCGTTACCGCTCAGTTTGATAGTGCGCCTGAAGGAAATAGAGCTTTAGGTAGCTTCGGGCCACCAGGCCCAGACCAAGGGAGATTTGGACAAGGTGGATTTGGTCGAGGCCGATTTAATCAAG GTGGATTTGGACCGGGTGGATTCAACCAAGGCGGATTTAGACCGGGTGGATTCAATCAAGGCGGATTTGGACCGGGTGGATTCAATCAAGGTGGATTTGGACCGGGTGGATTCAATCAAGGCGGATTTGGGCCGGGTGGATTCAATCAAGGCGGATTTGGCCAAGGTGGATTCGGGCAACGTTTAGGTGCTACtagagaataa
- the LOC116771983 gene encoding keratin, type II cytoskeletal 1-like isoform X1, translated as MIYKMDSVLLFLFVILSFVTAQFDSAPEGNRALGSFGPPGPDQGRFGQGGFGRGRFNQGGFNQGRFDQGRFNQGGFGPGGFNQGGFRPGGFNQGGFGPGGFNQGGFGPGGFNQGGFGPGGFNQGGFGQGGFGQRLGATRE; from the exons atgatatataaa ATGGACAGTGtcctattatttttgtttgtaattctATCATTCGTTACCGCTCAGTTTGATAGTGCGCCTGAAGGAAATAGAGCTTTAGGTAGCTTCGGGCCACCAGGCCCAGACCAAGGGAGATTTGGACAAGGTGGATTTGGTCGAGGCCGATTTAATCAAGGTGGATTCAATCAGGGTAGATTTGACCAAGGTCGATTTAATCAAGGTGGATTTGGACCGGGTGGATTCAACCAAGGCGGATTTAGACCGGGTGGATTCAATCAAGGCGGATTTGGACCGGGTGGATTCAATCAAGGTGGATTTGGACCGGGTGGATTCAATCAAGGCGGATTTGGGCCGGGTGGATTCAATCAAGGCGGATTTGGCCAAGGTGGATTCGGGCAACGTTTAGGTGCTACtagagaataa